The DNA sequence AGCGGTGATGGTTCCCGAGACCGAGATGCTGCCGGTGAAGCCTTCGCCCGCCTTGTTGGCAGGCGTGAAGCCCAGTGCACCGGTCACATCGCCCGAAGTCATAGAGGAGCCGGCCGTTACCCGTCCTTTGGCGTCTACAGTGACCTTGAGATAGGTCCCGGCCGTCACGCCGCTGTTGGCCAGCGTGGCGGCGAACGAAAGATTGCCAGAGCCATCGAAGCTGCCGCTCGTCCCTGTCACATCACCGGTCAGCGCAATGGTGCGCCCAGTCGCCCACCTGGTTGCTGTCGCGGCATTGCCGGTGCAGGATCCTGAGGAACCGGTGATCGACCCACTGGCCGTGATATAACCGCTGGGGTTGGTCGAATTATAGGGCGTGAAGCCCAGCACAGTCGTCACCATCGCCGAAGTCAGATTGCCAAAGCCCACCTGAACGACGGTGCCGCCCGCAGTCTTCGAATAGAGCTTCTGGTCAGCCAGATTGACGGCGAGTTCGCCCGCCTGCAGCGAAGCCGCCGCGGGCACGCTGGAGGCAGTCGAAGATCGTTTGAGCAGGATGGTGCTCGGCATCAGAAGGTTCCACCATCCAGCGTCACGCCATCAATCGAGCCACCGGTGATGGCGACGTTGCTCGCCGCCTGGGTCGACATGGTGCCGAGCCCGGAGATATCGGTGTTGGGGATCGTTGCCGACGCGGTGAAGGCGGAGGTGCCATTACCCTTGAGGTAGCCAGTAAGAGTGGTCGCGCCCGAGCCGCCCTTGGCCACGCCTAGCGTGCCGCCGATGTTACCCAGCGTCAGGTTTGCTTCGTTGACATCGACAGTTAGGTTGCCCGCCAAACCATCGCCATTGGTGACTGCGATCTTGGTCGAACCGGCCGTTAGCGTCCGCGCTGCCACAGTTCCAGCGGCTGTGCGGGCGATTATCCCGTTGGTGCCAAGGTTGTGGAGCGCCAGCGCCTGACCGGTCAGTGCAACAGTGTCAGCGGCTACGGCAATACCGGTCCCGGCCCCTACATCAATCGTGTTGCCGGTCTTGGTGAGGCCATTGCCGGCCACGATCTGCCCAGCGCCATTGAATTGGACGAAGGCGATGAACGTGGTGCCAAGCGTGCCACCGGTATCGGCCGTGCAAAGATAACCAATATCAGCGTTCACCGTGCCTTGTTCGACAAACAGGTACGCCGAGACATGCTCGTCCCAAGTCGACAGATCGATTGCGCGCGCCCAGGCACCCGAGGCAACGACATAGACGCCGTTGGCCGAAGCGGTGGTCTGGTCCTTCACCAGCACGCGGTCGCCAACAGCAAGCGCCACCCCGTCAATGGTCATAGTCCCGGAGAGTGAGGCGATGTTTGCGGTCGAGGCAGCTTTGACCGAAGCCTTCGGATCGAGCCCCTGAACGGTCAGATCGACGTAATTCTTGGTGGCTGCGTCCTGGGCGGCGGTCGGATCCGCCAGCCCGGTGATGCGCTGGTTGTTGAGACCCAGTGCCGCGGAGGGCGATGCCAGTTGATCGAGCCGGTTGGCGCGAACTCGGGCATCAGTGAAATAGAGGTTGGTACCTTCAGAGACGTCGCTGGTGGAGAGCGTGATGGCACCGGTGCGGCCGGCAACCGAAGTCACCGGGAAGGTGATTGCGACGTTGCTAGCGGCCGTTACGCGCCCTTTGGCGTCAACAGTGACCTGACCGACTTGCGTGGCAGAGCCATAGGAGCCAGCGGTCACGCCGCTGTTTGCAAGGGTCGCGGCAATGGTTGCATTGGCGGTGCCATTGAACGAGGCTGTGCCGCTTACATCACCGGACAGGCCGAGCGAACGCGCCGTTGCCAGCGCGGTTGCAGTGCCCGCATTGCCGGAAATTGAACCCGCAATCGTGCTCGAGAAAGTCTTAACCCCGGTGATCGTCTGATCACCTGAAATCCCGACAAATGCGCCCGGGCCACCAATCGCAATGACGGACGTCGCCGCCCCACCAGCGCCGCCCGTGCCTGTCCCATAGTAGAGCGTATTGTCCTGCTCGTTGAATGCGAGCTCTGCGTTGGCGAGAGTTGCGGGGGCGCCTGCCGCACCGCCTGCGGCGCGGCGCTTGATACGAAGAGTATTGGCCATCAGAAATTACCTCCATCGACCAGCCTGGCCGAATTCGTGTTGGTCCACCGGTTGTCGGGAGACGAAAAAATAAGGACGTCGCCGCCCTCGGGCTGAGCCAGCTCGACATCCGAGAGATCATTGAGTGCGCTAAGCGGCCCGGGCGGCCCTTGCGGCCCCTGTGAGCCGGTCGCGCCGGTTTCTCCGCGGGGGCCGGCAATGCCTTGGGGCTCGATGACGATGGTCTGCACCGTCTCCAGGATCTGGACGGTGCTGGTCATTCGACATCAAACGTGAAGGCCGGCAAGACCTCACGCTCCCCTTCACCATTTTCGAGACCGACAATCAGCCAGACCCGCCCGGCCCCCGGTTTGAGGTGGGCCGTCTGCTCGTCAGTCCAAAGCACTTCGATTTCGCCCAAATTAGGCGGGCTGCGAACGGTGATAGCCGGCACAGCGACATTGGGGCTCTGATCGACCACGAGAGCGGTAAGCGCCGTCAGATCTCGACGAGCCCCCGCAGCAAGGTTCGCAAACAAGGTGGCGCGCAGGCGCCGGGTGCCGCCGCGGCGGATAGTCAGCCTGGTCATGGGTGCACCTGTTGAAATGTGGATGGCGGGAGCCGCAGCTCCCGCCCATGTCGCGTCAGCCGATGCGGGCGGTTGCCGTTTTGCGGAACAGGACGCCGCCAATACCCGTGAGCGCCAGCACGACGGTCAGGACATCAGCTTGGCTGAGGCCTTGCGGCAAAATGCCAAGCGTACCGGCAATACCCCAGAGGCTGCCGATGACGCCGGTCCAGATGGCTTTGGAGGTCCACCAGGGCTTCAAGTCTTCCATGTCATTTCTCCAAAGAAAAACCCGCCAGACGCGGCGGGCGGTTGATCCGGCTGCTTGGGCACAGCGGATGGCGGGTGATGTCAGGCTTCGTTCAGCGACAGAGCGCCGGTCGCGGCAAGCTCGACTGGCTTGGCGGTTGCAGGTGCGGCCTTGTAAACGGGCCGGCGCACAGCGATGCAGCGGTCCTTGGCAATGCGGGTGATGGTCACGCCATCAGACTGGTTGCCTCCCAGCACATGAAAGGCGCCGTAATCCTCGCCGATGTAGATCCCGACATGGCCGGAGGTTTCCCCGCGGCGAAACACCAGCACATCGCCAAGCTGCGGCCGGGCGCTGCCGTCCTTGCCAAAGTTCACCCAGCTGCGCGCCCAGAGAGGCTGGGTGGGGAGCGCCTTGCCGGCGCGCTTGGCCGCGCCGTTCCCCAACGAATGGGGCGCGCAGCGGCGACACTTTGGAATCGACGCCTGATGGGGTGCATCTCCGTGAAAACCGCGGATGCTTTTTGCTGACGGCAGCGACCATGGCTTGCTATCGCAGGCAGCATGACCAACGCCCGCGCCGTCGATAGCTTCACCGAGATCGCCACCTTGCACATCATGCTCAAGGACTCTGACCCGCCGATCTGGCGCGAGGTTGAAGTTCCGACCTCGATCACCCTCAAGGTCCTGCATGATATCGTTCAGGTCAGCATGGGTTGGCTTGACTATCACCTGTGGCAGTTCGTCATCGGCGGTCAGACCTATGGCCTGCCCATGGACGAAGACTGGGGCAAAGCGCCGCGCAAGCCCGCCTCGCGAACCCGTCTGCGCGACGTCATTGGCCCGGGCATCACGCCGATCGATTACACTTACGACTTCGGCGACAACTGGGAACACGAGCTCGTTATCAGTGATGTTCGTCGCGGTGATCCCGGCAAGGCCTATCCCCGCTACATTGGCGGCGAGCGAGATTGCCCGCCCGAGGATTGCGGAGGCATTCCCGGCTTTTACGAGATGCTGGAAGCCAGGGCGGATCCAACCCATCCGGACCATGCCGAGATTAGCGAGTGGCTGGACGAATACGACCCTGACGAGCTGGATGTTTTTCCGATCGAGGTGGCGCTCGGCCGGATTGCCGCACGCCGCAATGCGGCGGCCAAGCGTATTCTGAAGCCGGCAAACGACTGAAAGGCCTGGGGCGCGGACAGCGCCACCCCTGCGGCGGGTTTACCGCACGGGCTGATCGCATCCGTTGACGAATCACAGCAACAGTGTTCTTTTATGTTCCATTCATCCTGGAACCTGAAAAGTGCTGCGCTTCGTCGAATATCCCACCCCGCTCGAACTGCCTTTGTTTGGCTCGCCTGTAGAGGCTGGCTTCCCAAGCCCGGCCGATGACCACATCGAGGGCAAGCTCGACCTGAACGAGCATCTGGTGCGGCGGCCGGCCGCAACCTTCTTTGTGCGTGCGGCCGGGGAGTCCATGCGCGGCGCCTGATCCGACATCCGCCACTCGCCGGAATGGATGGAAACCGCACTAGATCGTAACTACTCACTATGGCCATCCTGTCGATGCTGATGTGTGATGGGCCGTCACCCGCGGCAAATCGATTGCTTCCTGGTAATGCAATCGGCTCATCTACGCCTTGACGTGGCGCTTACCCGATCCTAAAAAATAGTGATTGATTACTATCTAAGGCGCGACTCATGCAGACCAGATATATGCCAGCTGACGATCGACGGGCCGTCACTGTCGAGGCCGTGGTGGCGCTGGCGGCGCAGCAAAACCCCGGCGACATCACGACCGCCGCGATCGCTGCACACATGGGGGTCACGCAAGGGGCGCTGTTCCGGCATTTCCCGACCAAGGAAGCCATCCTTGAGGCGGTCATGGATTGGGTGGCGGATCGGTTGCTGGCGCGGATCGACAAGGCATCTCACGGCGCGCCAACGCCGCTAGATGCGCTTGAAGCAATGTTCATGGCCCATGTCGGCTTTTTCGTGGAACATCCCGGCGTCCCTCGGATGCTGTTCGGGGAATTGCAGCGGGCCGAAATGACAGCGCCCAAGCGCGTGGCGCACAAGATGTTGCGACGTTACCGCGAGCGGCTCGTCACTGTGATCGAGGACGGCAAGTCAAGCGGGCAGCTGGAGCAGGGTAACGACACGGCCGCGCTCGGCACGCTGTTCATCGGAATGATCCAGGGGCTGGTGATGCAATCGCTGCTGGCCGGTGACGTGCAACTTATCCGTCGGGAAGCGCCGGGCGTATTCGCGCTGTTCCGCCGCGCAGTCGCGGTGCGCCCATGAACATCACCGCCATGCAGCGCCGCAAACTGGCGCTGATCGCTGTCATAGCCGTGCTCGGCGCTCTGCTGGCCTATGTGGCGCTGCGTTCCGGCCCATTGGCGCCGATTGCGGTCACGACGGCAAAGGTGGAGAGCCAGTCGCTGCGCCCGGCGTTGTTCGGGGTTGGCACGATCGATGCCGAACGCACCTACCGCGTCGGGCCGACGTTTGCGGGCCGGGTCAGGAGCCTGACCGTCAATGTCGGTGACCGTGTGG is a window from the Novosphingobium sp. TH158 genome containing:
- a CDS encoding tail fiber domain-containing protein translates to MPSTILLKRSSTASSVPAAASLQAGELAVNLADQKLYSKTAGGTVVQVGFGNLTSAMVTTVLGFTPYNSTNPSGYITASGSITGSSGSCTGNAATATRWATGRTIALTGDVTGTSGSFDGSGNLSFAATLANSGVTAGTYLKVTVDAKGRVTAGSSMTSGDVTGALGFTPANKAGEGFTGSISVSGTITATGDVTAFSDARLKTDVETVSDALDRVRKLRGVTFTQRDTGSRGIGLVAQELAPIVPEAVMTHDDGLMSVAYGNLVGLLIEAVKELADLSDTQARTIAKLEARQ
- a CDS encoding collagen-like protein, which encodes MTSTVQILETVQTIVIEPQGIAGPRGETGATGSQGPQGPPGPLSALNDLSDVELAQPEGGDVLIFSSPDNRWTNTNSARLVDGGNF
- a CDS encoding NlpC/P60 family protein; translated protein: MGNGAAKRAGKALPTQPLWARSWVNFGKDGSARPQLGDVLVFRRGETSGHVGIYIGEDYGAFHVLGGNQSDGVTITRIAKDRCIAVRRPVYKAAPATAKPVELAATGALSLNEA
- a CDS encoding plasmid pRiA4b ORF-3 family protein, which produces MTNARAVDSFTEIATLHIMLKDSDPPIWREVEVPTSITLKVLHDIVQVSMGWLDYHLWQFVIGGQTYGLPMDEDWGKAPRKPASRTRLRDVIGPGITPIDYTYDFGDNWEHELVISDVRRGDPGKAYPRYIGGERDCPPEDCGGIPGFYEMLEARADPTHPDHAEISEWLDEYDPDELDVFPIEVALGRIAARRNAAAKRILKPAND
- a CDS encoding TetR/AcrR family transcriptional regulator, producing the protein MQTRYMPADDRRAVTVEAVVALAAQQNPGDITTAAIAAHMGVTQGALFRHFPTKEAILEAVMDWVADRLLARIDKASHGAPTPLDALEAMFMAHVGFFVEHPGVPRMLFGELQRAEMTAPKRVAHKMLRRYRERLVTVIEDGKSSGQLEQGNDTAALGTLFIGMIQGLVMQSLLAGDVQLIRREAPGVFALFRRAVAVRP